In one Mycobacteroides chelonae genomic region, the following are encoded:
- a CDS encoding MmpS family transport accessory protein: protein MYLVVLAVLTVAALFILKLRSSEIPDEAAGTVSRLPTLGTLSERTIQYEAVGPDGTPATVSYLDDEGHNQNVNTVLPWQEALRTVEPSLVTSMVVQSNSSGVGCRITVNGKVRDEQVATASGGIASCKVQVA, encoded by the coding sequence GTGTATCTCGTTGTGCTGGCGGTGCTTACCGTCGCGGCCTTGTTCATCCTCAAACTGCGCTCAAGCGAGATCCCGGATGAGGCGGCGGGGACGGTGAGCCGTCTCCCCACGTTGGGCACGCTGTCCGAACGGACGATCCAGTACGAGGCCGTCGGGCCCGACGGAACCCCGGCGACGGTGTCCTATCTCGACGACGAAGGCCACAACCAGAACGTCAACACCGTCCTGCCATGGCAAGAGGCACTGCGCACCGTGGAACCTTCGCTGGTGACGAGCATGGTCGTGCAGTCCAACAGCTCTGGCGTTGGCTGCCGGATCACCGTCAACGGCAAGGTCCGCGATGAACAAGTCGCAACCGCCAGCGGCGGGATCGCAAGCTGCAAGGTGCAAGTCGCATGA
- a CDS encoding type I polyketide synthase produces MVAVAIIGIGCKFPGGIGDPESFWNFVLRKGDAVVDIPKDRWDADKYYDPDPDTPGRMYTRRGSFLTQSFRRFDADFFGISHREAAVLDPQQRLLLETTWEALDDAGIAGQALGGNVGTFIGGFMNDNMISRGLARNLEKINNFAAFSASQTLLSNRIAHALDFWGPSMTVDTACSSSLVTTHLAVRAVADGECDVALAGGVNVMFQPETFITMCKGRFLAADGRSKSFDAAADGYGRGEGVGIVVLKNLEQAQRDGDHIYAVIRGSGVNQDGRTIALPVPNPVSQQRLADRVIKEAGIDPALVGYIEAHGTGTSVGDPLEAQALGHSYGKVPGRTQPLVIGSVKNNFGHTEAAAGVAGLIKAALTVQRRTIVPQVVLDKLNPEIPFDELQIRIPTEVEPYPDLRAPAYAAVNSFGYGGTNAHVIVQAPPAAAEPQAPARDSIRIFPVSARSGAALHEVAGRYAELLDSDLSEEGAQRLKTAATGRRAQHYLRKGFIYRDADDLLAQLNSYAESEEAAPARALVEGISDPVFVFSGMGPQWWGMARGLLQTPGVFRDTAAEIDAVFQEISGWSVIAELLRPEGDSRVSSTEIAQPANFLVQSALAEHLRQFGIRPTAVVGHSVGEVAAAYVSGALSLRDAATVSFHRSRLQAKTAGSGGMLAVGLDAEEAQRRAARFGTAVCVAAINSAAATTLSGDSKALQTLHDELAEDGVFARMLHVEVPYHSQLMDPILGELATSLAGLAPRQADVPVYSTVTGEKIDSAAFADPDYWLKNVRESVLFAKAIDTLIEDRYRVFLELGPHPVLLGNIRESFVRHSVSGAAVQTLHRDQNDEQSVLQAVTDLYAVGAIDAPGEAGLYENGSVPHMDLPKYPWSQEELWEEDALTLRARYGDADRFALLGDRAEALTPQWEVTLAAANLPWLPDHTVLGSIVLPGTAYLDAALSAVRQRSGRGQAGLDSVVFAVPLVVAEHDAPITRLTVDEPTKRFTVNGRSAHTQLWTAHANGRLVEANLGTLRIEVPAQSEFDRIFDGEDVYKGLAAVGLSYGPAFQRIQSVRIGSAGCVAQLTTPEAVDASGSALRHAVHPALADAALQCIAVLLAARPELDVPPTAHIPASVDRVRLYHEVPQDPIAFVEITSTQPLRANAYLASQDGEVALALTGVTLRPVGSASDPLSELDQYFYEPRWEPLEEEAEGQPAAAPAPSRSAAAPAARAANVIVEIGNVAAAFAEGARRAASTGAVILKADPGADLADAFAAALHADTYLRVLATVGTGKTLVENLHQLVTIAQALRVVLEAETERGVVSPDVQVVVVSTRAFLAPGDSGLDLDQTALVGARRVLANEQHPAKWSLLDLPDSATPDEVAAEIGAMNRAEEVAVRAGERWTQRMRRSLSELVAPWEEPFEPTDPEVAYEVQIPDTRTLKDIALRACDRIEPGPRQVEVRVETVGLNYKDPLKVLGILTERELGETYFKLEPGMEGFGVVTRVGSAVNELRVGESIAVAERGLLRRYLTFDLDGGAAWERIDEEHLQREDFDPLAVGSGVPFFTAGYAFYKLADLQPGETVLIHGAAGGMGMGAVQIAVNMGAVVYATAGSEERRRAALELGATAAFDSRSVGFVDDILRVTEGRGVDVIYNSLPGEMIAQNFAVAGEFCRIIEIGKADIYFGGAVDLKAFSGNLSFHAIDMDRMLRLRPETFRELRRECTEMLTSGKLTPLPFTRFPIEDVVGAFEAVFRAAHMGRIVLDLRDQTPKLLPRKPDTAPVRPGHSYLISGGFGGFGLATARSLARAGATHLILAGRSGATTEVARAQIEALRAADVDVWEERIDISDYDQVSDLVAKVEASGHPLRGVFHAAAVAHDEVLADISAESLYKVFAPKVDGALNLDKATREHDVPLDHFVLYSSISGLIGIVPQVTYAAANSVLDGLAQARHAAGLPALSVSWGAMSGGGMAEVEAIVKFLDSVGLRRLNMDLGATLMHECSRFQLPHVAIAGVDWGVLRTPLPSTAKSTRFAHLSAEAAAVSNEQAAFRAAVLALPEEERGPMVTKELAKELANVLKVDVDSIDPTGPIADLGIDSLMAVEFAARAGKQLNIQISAFQFTPDLTLEAVGARVALLIAQGVGDPEHDAI; encoded by the coding sequence TTGGTTGCAGTGGCTATCATTGGCATCGGATGCAAATTTCCCGGAGGAATTGGTGATCCGGAGAGTTTCTGGAACTTTGTGTTACGCAAAGGCGACGCCGTCGTCGATATTCCGAAGGATCGCTGGGACGCGGATAAGTACTACGACCCAGATCCCGATACGCCGGGCCGGATGTACACGCGGCGAGGCAGCTTCCTGACCCAGAGTTTCCGACGGTTTGATGCGGATTTCTTCGGGATCTCGCACCGTGAGGCTGCCGTTCTGGACCCACAGCAGAGGCTTCTTCTCGAAACCACCTGGGAAGCCCTCGACGACGCAGGCATCGCCGGACAGGCGCTGGGCGGGAACGTGGGAACCTTCATCGGCGGTTTCATGAACGACAACATGATCAGTCGGGGCCTGGCCCGAAACCTGGAGAAGATCAACAACTTCGCCGCCTTCAGCGCGTCGCAGACGTTGTTATCCAACCGAATCGCCCACGCGCTCGACTTCTGGGGGCCGAGCATGACCGTGGACACGGCATGTTCGTCCTCTCTGGTCACCACGCACCTGGCGGTACGGGCGGTCGCCGACGGTGAGTGCGATGTGGCGCTTGCCGGCGGAGTGAACGTCATGTTCCAGCCGGAAACGTTCATCACCATGTGTAAGGGCAGATTCCTCGCGGCCGACGGCCGCAGCAAGTCGTTCGACGCGGCAGCAGACGGTTACGGCCGTGGCGAGGGCGTCGGAATCGTGGTGCTCAAGAACCTCGAGCAGGCACAGCGCGACGGTGACCATATATATGCGGTGATTCGCGGCAGCGGGGTCAATCAGGACGGCAGGACTATAGCGCTGCCCGTGCCAAATCCGGTGTCGCAGCAGCGGCTTGCGGATCGCGTGATCAAGGAGGCGGGCATCGACCCGGCCTTGGTGGGATACATCGAGGCGCATGGCACCGGTACCAGCGTGGGCGACCCGCTGGAGGCGCAGGCACTGGGGCACTCGTACGGCAAGGTTCCCGGTCGCACGCAGCCGCTGGTGATCGGCTCGGTGAAGAACAACTTCGGCCATACCGAGGCCGCGGCGGGTGTCGCAGGTTTGATCAAGGCCGCGCTCACCGTGCAGCGGCGGACCATCGTGCCGCAGGTCGTCCTCGACAAACTCAACCCTGAAATCCCGTTCGACGAATTGCAGATCCGTATCCCGACCGAGGTCGAGCCGTACCCGGACCTGCGAGCTCCCGCATACGCGGCGGTGAACAGCTTCGGCTACGGCGGGACCAACGCGCATGTCATCGTGCAGGCGCCACCCGCGGCCGCCGAGCCGCAGGCTCCCGCACGTGACAGCATTCGGATCTTCCCGGTCTCCGCCCGCAGTGGGGCAGCGTTGCACGAGGTCGCCGGACGGTACGCCGAGCTGTTGGACTCAGATCTCTCTGAGGAGGGTGCGCAGCGACTGAAGACCGCGGCCACCGGCCGTCGGGCACAGCATTATCTGCGTAAGGGCTTCATCTATCGCGATGCCGATGACCTTCTCGCGCAGCTGAACTCCTATGCGGAAAGCGAGGAAGCGGCCCCGGCGCGTGCTCTCGTCGAGGGCATCTCCGATCCCGTGTTCGTCTTCAGCGGGATGGGCCCTCAGTGGTGGGGGATGGCGCGCGGACTGTTGCAGACCCCTGGTGTCTTCCGTGACACCGCCGCCGAGATCGACGCGGTGTTCCAGGAGATCTCGGGCTGGTCGGTGATCGCCGAGCTGCTGCGGCCCGAAGGGGACTCTCGCGTCAGCAGCACCGAGATCGCCCAGCCGGCAAATTTCTTGGTCCAGTCGGCACTGGCAGAGCATTTGCGGCAGTTCGGGATCCGGCCCACCGCGGTAGTAGGACACAGCGTTGGTGAGGTCGCCGCGGCGTACGTGAGCGGCGCGTTGTCCTTGCGCGACGCCGCTACGGTTTCCTTCCATCGCTCCCGGCTGCAGGCCAAGACAGCGGGCTCGGGCGGCATGCTCGCGGTCGGTCTGGATGCCGAGGAAGCCCAGCGCCGGGCCGCGCGCTTTGGAACGGCAGTGTGCGTCGCGGCGATCAACAGCGCCGCGGCAACCACATTGTCCGGTGACTCCAAGGCCCTGCAGACACTGCACGATGAGCTCGCAGAAGACGGGGTCTTTGCCCGGATGCTGCACGTCGAGGTTCCGTATCACAGCCAGCTCATGGACCCGATTCTCGGGGAGCTCGCGACCTCGCTGGCAGGCCTTGCCCCCCGGCAGGCAGACGTGCCGGTCTACTCGACCGTCACCGGTGAGAAGATCGACAGCGCAGCATTCGCAGACCCGGACTACTGGCTCAAGAACGTGCGCGAAAGCGTCCTGTTCGCGAAGGCCATCGACACCCTCATCGAGGATCGGTACCGGGTGTTCCTGGAGCTCGGACCGCATCCGGTCCTGCTCGGGAATATTCGAGAAAGCTTTGTGCGCCACAGTGTGTCCGGTGCCGCAGTCCAGACCTTGCACCGCGACCAGAATGATGAGCAGTCGGTGCTGCAAGCCGTCACGGACCTGTATGCGGTGGGCGCCATCGACGCGCCCGGCGAGGCCGGGCTCTACGAGAACGGTTCGGTCCCGCACATGGACCTGCCGAAATACCCCTGGTCGCAAGAGGAACTGTGGGAAGAGGACGCCCTGACGTTGCGTGCGCGCTACGGCGACGCCGATCGGTTCGCGCTCCTGGGCGACCGGGCGGAGGCGCTGACGCCACAGTGGGAGGTCACCCTGGCCGCCGCGAATCTGCCCTGGCTGCCCGACCACACTGTCCTCGGCTCGATTGTGTTACCGGGAACCGCGTACCTCGATGCCGCGCTATCGGCCGTGCGGCAACGCTCCGGCCGGGGCCAGGCGGGCTTGGACTCGGTGGTCTTCGCGGTGCCTTTGGTGGTCGCCGAACATGACGCGCCGATTACCCGTCTCACCGTGGACGAGCCCACCAAGCGGTTCACCGTCAACGGCCGCTCCGCGCATACCCAACTGTGGACGGCACATGCCAATGGCAGGCTGGTCGAGGCGAATCTGGGGACCTTACGGATCGAGGTTCCGGCACAGTCCGAGTTCGACAGGATCTTTGACGGCGAAGACGTCTACAAGGGATTGGCCGCGGTCGGGCTCTCCTACGGTCCCGCCTTCCAGCGAATCCAGAGCGTGCGCATCGGGTCGGCCGGCTGCGTTGCGCAGCTGACGACTCCGGAAGCGGTAGACGCTTCGGGGTCGGCACTGCGGCACGCCGTTCATCCCGCGCTCGCCGATGCCGCCCTGCAATGCATCGCGGTTCTCTTGGCGGCACGTCCAGAGCTGGATGTGCCTCCGACGGCGCATATCCCGGCCTCGGTGGACCGGGTACGCCTGTACCACGAGGTGCCCCAGGACCCGATAGCGTTCGTCGAGATCACCAGCACGCAGCCGCTACGTGCGAACGCCTATCTCGCTTCGCAAGACGGTGAAGTCGCCCTGGCCTTGACGGGAGTGACGCTACGGCCCGTGGGATCGGCGTCGGACCCGCTGTCCGAACTTGATCAGTACTTCTACGAGCCTCGTTGGGAGCCTTTGGAAGAGGAAGCCGAGGGACAGCCCGCCGCCGCACCTGCCCCGTCCAGAAGCGCCGCCGCGCCCGCCGCCCGGGCCGCGAATGTGATCGTCGAGATCGGCAATGTGGCAGCCGCTTTCGCAGAAGGCGCCCGCCGTGCGGCCAGCACCGGTGCCGTGATCCTGAAAGCCGACCCGGGAGCAGATCTCGCCGATGCTTTCGCGGCAGCGTTACACGCGGACACCTACCTGCGTGTCCTGGCGACCGTCGGCACCGGAAAGACGTTGGTGGAGAACTTGCATCAACTCGTCACGATCGCCCAGGCGTTACGGGTGGTTCTGGAAGCCGAGACCGAACGCGGTGTCGTGAGTCCGGATGTGCAGGTGGTCGTCGTGAGCACGCGCGCCTTCCTGGCCCCGGGCGACAGTGGCCTGGACCTCGATCAGACCGCGCTCGTGGGAGCGCGCCGGGTGTTGGCCAACGAGCAGCACCCCGCCAAATGGTCCCTCTTGGATCTGCCCGATTCAGCCACGCCGGACGAGGTAGCGGCGGAGATCGGCGCGATGAATAGAGCCGAAGAAGTCGCGGTGCGCGCGGGTGAGCGGTGGACCCAGCGGATGCGCCGGTCACTGTCCGAACTCGTTGCGCCGTGGGAAGAACCATTCGAGCCCACCGACCCGGAGGTGGCCTACGAGGTACAGATTCCGGACACGCGCACGCTCAAGGACATCGCGCTGCGCGCATGCGACCGTATCGAACCGGGACCCCGGCAGGTCGAGGTCCGCGTCGAAACCGTAGGACTCAACTACAAGGACCCGCTGAAGGTCCTGGGAATCCTGACGGAGCGCGAGCTCGGCGAAACATATTTCAAGCTGGAGCCCGGGATGGAGGGATTCGGTGTCGTCACACGTGTCGGCTCCGCGGTCAACGAGCTCAGAGTCGGGGAGAGCATCGCGGTGGCAGAGCGTGGGCTGCTGCGACGCTACCTGACGTTCGATCTCGATGGCGGTGCGGCATGGGAACGGATCGACGAAGAGCACCTGCAGCGTGAGGATTTCGATCCGCTCGCGGTGGGCTCGGGTGTCCCGTTCTTCACGGCGGGTTACGCCTTCTACAAACTCGCCGATCTGCAGCCCGGTGAGACCGTCCTGATCCACGGTGCGGCGGGTGGCATGGGCATGGGCGCGGTGCAGATCGCGGTCAACATGGGCGCGGTTGTCTATGCGACTGCCGGTAGCGAGGAGCGCCGTCGCGCGGCGCTCGAGCTGGGCGCAACCGCGGCCTTCGACTCGCGCTCGGTCGGGTTTGTCGACGACATACTGCGCGTCACCGAAGGACGCGGTGTCGACGTGATCTACAACTCGCTGCCCGGCGAGATGATCGCCCAGAACTTCGCGGTCGCCGGGGAGTTCTGCCGGATCATCGAAATCGGGAAGGCGGATATCTACTTCGGCGGCGCAGTGGATCTCAAGGCCTTCAGCGGGAACTTGTCGTTCCACGCGATCGACATGGACCGCATGCTGCGGCTGCGGCCCGAGACCTTCCGCGAGCTCCGGCGTGAATGCACCGAGATGCTTACCTCCGGCAAGCTCACCCCGCTGCCGTTCACGAGATTCCCGATCGAAGATGTGGTGGGAGCGTTCGAAGCGGTGTTCCGGGCGGCGCACATGGGCCGGATCGTGCTGGATCTGCGGGATCAGACTCCAAAGCTACTGCCGCGCAAGCCGGATACCGCCCCGGTGCGCCCCGGCCACTCCTACCTCATCAGCGGTGGGTTCGGCGGGTTCGGGTTGGCCACCGCACGCTCGTTGGCCAGGGCCGGCGCCACCCACCTGATCCTTGCGGGTCGCAGCGGCGCCACCACGGAGGTGGCGCGGGCGCAGATCGAGGCGTTGCGCGCCGCCGACGTCGACGTGTGGGAAGAGCGGATCGATATCAGCGACTACGACCAGGTCTCGGATCTGGTCGCGAAGGTGGAAGCGTCGGGACATCCGCTGCGCGGAGTCTTCCACGCCGCCGCGGTGGCCCATGATGAGGTGCTGGCGGATATCAGCGCGGAGTCGCTGTACAAGGTCTTCGCGCCGAAGGTCGATGGTGCCCTGAATCTGGATAAGGCCACGCGCGAGCACGATGTACCGCTCGACCACTTCGTGCTGTACTCCTCGATCAGTGGTCTCATCGGCATTGTTCCGCAGGTGACGTATGCGGCCGCGAACAGCGTGCTGGACGGGCTCGCTCAGGCACGGCACGCGGCCGGGCTGCCCGCCCTGTCGGTGAGCTGGGGCGCGATGAGCGGAGGTGGGATGGCAGAGGTGGAGGCCATCGTGAAGTTCCTCGACTCCGTCGGGTTGCGCCGTCTCAACATGGATCTCGGGGCGACGCTCATGCACGAGTGCTCCCGATTCCAGCTTCCGCATGTCGCTATCGCGGGCGTTGACTGGGGAGTCTTGCGCACTCCGTTGCCCTCGACAGCCAAGAGCACACGTTTCGCTCATCTCTCCGCGGAAGCTGCTGCGGTGTCGAACGAACAGGCCGCCTTCCGTGCGGCGGTGCTGGCCCTGCCCGAGGAGGAACGCGGCCCGATGGTCACCAAGGAACTGGCCAAGGAACTCGCTAATGTCCTCAAGGTTGACGTGGACAGCATCGATCCCACCGGGCCTATCGCCGATCTGGGTATCGATTCCCTGATGGCGGTGGAGTTCGCCGCACGGGCCGGTAAGCAGTTGAACATCCAGATCAGTGCGTTCCAGTTCACCCCGGATCTCACGCTTGAGGCCGTCGGTGCCCGCGTCGCACTACTCATTGCGCAAGGGGTCGGCGATCCCGAGCATGACGCGATATAG
- a CDS encoding thioesterase II family protein, whose translation MLFFPGAGANHAGEQHLVPHLAGVNFGVWRMPGRSTRSTEPSPENLRALSEDCAAAIVGLGCRRPVLAGKSFGGLFGYTVCQALESRDFAVGRFVPVVSGHPSLWRMDALYAKTRGHNPKQHALWRLTNDEQRGAWPPKKIADESLLEQARLHAVIDFSLGLQSISRRRIKTAITEVSAKDDEVIPKFAPPRRWAPYTKGEFTSILVTGGHYFYWSNPQALATILTHEAELALGGSYSY comes from the coding sequence GTGCTGTTTTTCCCGGGCGCCGGGGCCAATCACGCCGGCGAGCAGCACCTGGTCCCGCATCTGGCAGGGGTGAACTTCGGGGTGTGGCGGATGCCGGGGCGCAGCACCCGGTCCACCGAGCCCTCCCCGGAGAACCTGCGCGCACTGTCGGAGGACTGTGCGGCGGCGATCGTCGGGCTCGGTTGCCGTCGGCCGGTTCTCGCGGGAAAGAGCTTCGGCGGCCTGTTCGGTTACACGGTCTGTCAGGCATTGGAGTCGCGGGATTTCGCCGTGGGCCGGTTTGTCCCGGTGGTGAGTGGGCATCCGTCCTTGTGGCGCATGGATGCTCTCTACGCCAAGACCCGGGGCCACAACCCGAAACAGCACGCACTCTGGAGGCTCACCAATGACGAGCAGCGCGGGGCGTGGCCACCGAAGAAGATAGCGGACGAGTCATTGCTGGAGCAGGCGCGGCTGCATGCGGTGATCGATTTCAGTCTTGGCCTGCAATCGATCTCGCGCCGCCGGATCAAGACGGCGATCACCGAGGTGAGCGCAAAGGATGACGAGGTGATCCCGAAGTTTGCGCCACCGCGCCGATGGGCCCCGTACACGAAGGGGGAGTTCACAAGCATCCTCGTGACCGGCGGGCACTACTTCTATTGGTCGAACCCGCAAGCCTTGGCGACCATTTTGACGCACGAGGCCGAGCTGGCCCTCGGCGGCTCGTACTCCTACTAG